The nucleotide sequence GAAGATTCGCAAGTCTGCAGGAGTCGGGTGTGAAGTATGGGCTGCAGCATGAGGAGAGTTTTAGGTATGTGCAGGTGCGGAATTTCGCAAGACTTTCCCGATTTTCCCGGTGGCCGCCCTCCTCATTGCTGGCGGAGGTGCTGTTGGTGGGGAGGTTGGAGAGTGGGGTGGTCTCAGTGATTTATGGTCGGATCATGGAGGAGGATAAGGAGCctatggaagggattaaggccaagtgggaggaagatctGGTGATGGGGCTGGAAGAGGGGATTATGGTGCTAAGTGCTGTGAAGGGTCAATGCCTCGACCTTGTGAGCGAGgctggagttagaacatagaacagtacagcacagaacaggcccttcggccctcaatgttgtgccgagccatgatcaccctactcaaacccacatatccaccctatacccgtaaccaaacaaccccccccttaaccttacatttattaggacactacgggcaatttagcatggccaatccacctaacccgcacatctttggactgtgggaggaaaccggagcacccggaggaaacccacgcacacagggggaggacgtgcagactccgcacagacagtgacccagccgggaatcgaacctgggaccctggagctgtgaagcatttatgctaaccaccatgctaccctgctgccccagttgaCTCAGTTTAACGTGATGAGGATGAGCCTGCTGTTCGAGTGGGTGGAGGATAgttgtgagcagtgtgggaggggcccagccaaccatgtccaaatgttttggtcctgcccaaagttggagagaTATTGGACTCATGTCCAAGGTTCTGCAGATGGAATTGAAGCGGTGTCCCCTAAAGGGTGTCGGACATGCTGGAGTTGCAGACGGGGGCAGGGGCAGAtgtcttcgcctcattgatcactcGCAGGTGGGTCCCATTGGGGTGGAGGTCTCCCCCTCGTGCCTCGCCGTGGCTGGGGGAACTGTTGGAGATTTACgccttggaaaaggtgaaatttgccctgagaggggcagatatGGGGTTCCACCAGAAATGCGGGTTGTTCACTTTGAATTTTGGAGATCTAGTTTCTAGGatagtttggatttggatttagaattggattttgtttattgtcacgtgtaccgagtacagtgaaaagtatttttctgcgagcagctcaacagatcactaaatacatgaaaagaaaaagaaataaaagaaaatacataatagggaaacacaaggtacacaatgtaactacataacacaggcatcgggtgaagcatacaggggtgtagtgttaatgaggtcagtccataaaagactCATTTAGGAGTctcgtaacagtggggaagaagctgtttttgagtctgtttgtgcctgttctcagatttttgtatctcctgcccgatggaagaagtgaagggttaataattacatctctgtgtaaatcaaacaccagAGGGCTTTACTACTTCTCTTTATTTAAGACAGCCTCTCAGAGAATTCTGGGAATAGCATAAGGAGAAGCATGGTGAAAGCACAAGCAGAAGCTTAGAATAGATAGAGCtagcacgaggttagatcatagtgtagttagtgaccagatagattattgagtactgcaatacagattcaatatcatttaattattatctgtagctcagtagagtgttcgAACTTCATTcaattagtagtgtaataataaattagtgttgtttcaatcttttgattggtatgtTCTTTTCAACACTACAACAGGTCATTTtggaagaaaggacaaagaatacaacatattatcAATCATGGTAATATAGCAGTTTCATTTTCTCATATGAAAATATGTGCAGACGAGTGGCTGGAGGAATCTCACATTGCTGACCTGGGGCAGAGTCAGCTCTATGTGGGTGGGGCCTCATGTAGGTGCAATGAATCTTGAATGTTGAACCAGTGGAAAAATTGTGGAATTCAAACATGACAACTCATGATTTTTGGCAGTAACTCAtcgaaccatagaatcccgacagtgcagaaggaggccattcagccaattgagtctgcactgaccctcggaaagagaactccacctaggcccactccccccactgtaTCTTAagaccacaagatataggagcagaattaggccattcggcccatcgagtctgctccaccactcaatcatggctgatatgtttctcatccccattctcctgcttccttctcataacctttgatccccttattaatgaagaacctatcttaaagacactcagtgatttggcctatacagccttctgcagcaaagggttccacagattcatcaaatatctccgtaaccccacctaatctgaacaCCGCTGGActctaagtggcaatttaacatggtcaatccttcctaacctgcacatatttggactgtgagaggaaaccggaggaaacccatgcggacgtggggagaaagtgcaaactccacagagacagtcacccaaggtcagaatcgaacccgggtccctggtgctgtgccatcatgccaccatTTATGTTTAAAATTTAACACCATCATTGCTGTGCTGGCTTGACCGATTACTCCTGGATGATGCTGATATTTCTAGCATGAACAAGAGGAAACATGAGCCCTGTGAAAACTGATTTTTAAATGATGTGTTTGCCTCACCGTTCGCCATTAGTTCCATATTCCCTACGACAAGACTGTCAAAGATCTGACCCCGAATCCTCGCCTCGAAGCCCGCGTATCGTGGCGCATCTCTCAACGTGGCCTGAATCATCTGGGCAACGGTGAATCCTCCAATGGAGAATGCATGAAtgacgagggggggggaggacaagGGCTCActctggagaagatccaacacattCGAGGCATAGGCCAGGCCGTACTGAGGCCACAGGAAGTGTAGAATGTTGCTTTCCACAGTCAGGATGTCAAAGCCATACGGGTAGTAAATCTGCCGGTAGCGCTCCACAACATGGGGCGTGGCTCCAAGCCAGGGAAAGAGTACGAGTAGTGGCCTAGGGGCATTGGCCACAGATTTGGTGCTGTTTCGGTAGAGTGTGATGGTGTTGGAGAACTTTTTCACCATCATGTTTCGAGGAGAAGATTGAGACAACGGGATCCAGTCAGCCATCTGATGGAGAGAGGCTTGGGTGTTGAGGAGGAGAGAACTGGAGAAAATAGAAAAAATGCATTTACTCGAGTATTTCCACAAGATACACTAATGTGACTCAAGGAGATCAACAGTCTAATTCATCAAAACAATAAAAATAGTTTTATTTCGCTCTTAAACACCATCTTAATAACAATGGGAATTAGGTAGAAGCCGCCTGAGTCAAAACAGTGACAGATTTTCCATTTTTACCAACAAATTCCCAAAGATTGGCTCAACCTTTGTGGTAAAAATGTTAGATTTATGGAGCAGAAATATTTGTGACGTCCAAGGTTTTGAGCTACACTTTGATCAAATTGTTTGTTTTCAACTTCCTTCTAATAAATGATTTTAATCGCattgaaattaattttaaatatcttttttttattaATAGCCTCGATTCATttctttctccaattaaggggcaatttagcgtggccaatccgcctaccctgcacatctttgggttgtgggggtgaaacccacgcagacacggggagaatgtgcaaactccacacggacagtgacccagagccgggatcgaacctgggtcctcgtcgctgtgagatagcagtgctaaccactacgctaccatgccgccccattcaTTTTTAAATGTCTCATACTGGTGTCTATCTTTGATGAAAACTGGAGGGTAGTTGGATCATCACAAAGAGAATATTGCATTGATGCAATGTTATTTCAATATATATTCTATCAAATGATAAAACAATGCTAACGTCATTTACATCCAGAACAGGACAATTTTAAACtcaaccacacacacaaacacaatcacAAATACCGACAAACGCGCGCATACACATGTACGtaaacacatacccacacacaaacatgcacacaaatgcacagacacatacacacaagcacagacatacacacacatacacatgcacattgATGCATACATAAACATACACaatcacgcacacaaacacatatgcacacacacgcaTGTACACACACGCATTCACGCCTATGCACTCATAAACATGggcacacgcacatgcacacaaatacacacatacatgcacatgcatacacacacatacacatgcacgcaCACGATGTATGCACATGCACACtgacacacgcatgcacacacatgcatacacatgcTTGCAACCTGAATGTTCTGACTCACTGTAGTGTAATtccaaagctttttaaaaaattattattttccaatgaaggggtaatttagcatgtccaatccacctaccctgcacatctttggattgtgggggtgagacccacgcagacacggggagaatgtgcaaactccatacagtgacccggagccgggatcgaacccgggtctcggcggcgtgaggcagcagtgctaaccactgcgccaccgtgccgcccctaattCCAAAGCTAACCAACTTCCCCTCTGTTCTATCATCCGAGGGGCCAATTTTTATATCTGTATCTATAAACATTGGGTGACATCTAGCAGGGTATTATTGCTTATTTGCAATTCCAAAGATTTCAGCTGCTGGATCGCAGCTATTTAAGTAATTCCCAAAGTGCCCAGTATTGAATTCACAAGTTCTTTCAAATTCTCAGTTACAATTCTTGCCCCTGCCTCTGCAACCTGTGCCAGTCTGTTCTACCCAATTCCTACTCTGGGCGCTCACTGATTCCagaaagaattgcatttatacagcatctttcaTGCCCAtagaactttacagccaataaagtacttttgaagtggaaTCACTGCCCTAATGTCGGGAACGTGGAAGCTAATTTGTGCAAAGGATGATCGCAGAAATGGCGGTGTGGTAAATGACCAGAGCATCTGTTCTCGATTTTGGTCCTGGAATAAATATTACTCAGAAACCAGAGGAGAGCTCATCCACAATTTATCCAGTGCTGTGGTAGGATCTTTCCCATCTAGCAGAGGCCTCGATTTAACAGCTCTCAGAAAGCTGGCAGTtcgagcggcacggtggcgcagtggttagcactgttgcttacggcgccgaggacctgggttcgatcccgaccctgagtcactgtgagtggagtttgcacattctccccatgtctgtgtgtgtttcatccccacaacccaaagatgtgcagggtaggtcaagctaaattgccccttaattaaaaaaaaattggataattgggtactgtaaaaaatttttaaaagatgGCAACTCTAGCAGTGCAACACTCTTTAAGCGCCAAACTGAAGTTTCAGCCGAGATTTTCATGCTGAGGTCCTAGGAATGGgtcttgaaccccccccccaaccttcgagGGCAGAGGTGAAAATATCGCTACTAAGTTAAGCTAACGCTTGAAAACGTAACTGATGTTTATTCTGTATCACTGCTCAGAAGAATTATCCATCTATTTAAATACTTGTATGGAGTGAGGAGGCCGTTACACATTGCTGTTTTACAGGGCAGAGaccttccatttatcatagaatttacaatgcagaaggaggccattcggtccatcaagtctgcaccagcccttggaaagagcaccctacttaagcccacacctccaccctatccccataacccagtaaccacacctaaccttttttggacattaagggcaattttgcatgaccaatccacctattctacacatctttggactgtgaggggaaaccggagcacccagaggaaacccaagtagatacggggagaacgtgcagactccacacagaaaggtcACCAGAatcagggtccctggagctgtgagatcataagatcataagaactaggagcaggagtaggccatctggcccctcgagcctgctccgccattcaattagatcatggctgatcttttgtggactcagctccactttccggcccgaacaccataacccttaatccctttattcttcaaaaaactatccatctttaccttaaaaacatgtaatgaaggagcctcaactgcttcactgggcaaggaattccatagattcacaaccctttgggtgaagaagttcctcctaaactcagtcctaaatctacttcccctaatcactgtgccagcgtgccgcccATGCCCTGCCAGTGGGTTCAATGACGGACGGGGGGTGGAACTTGACAGATCCAAAAATTGTTTTTACTTTGACGTGAATTTGTCGTGGGATCTTCTGCTGGTGCCCAACATGGTGGAGCAGAAATCCCGTTGGAGGCTGACATGAAACTGATTTGCAGCCGTGAATGGGATGCAGATAGAGGCCTGACCAGACTCTTCCTCCCATGCCCAATTCCATGCAACACCAATAGGAAAGCACGGCTGTCCAGAACATGTCTGGAACATTGTGATGTGCAAAAGTCAGGACTTACCTGCGGCGGCCTTCAGAATTTGGCTCCTAAATTTAACAACCAACTAATGATGTGACCACGGTCCCTAAATTCAGCAATATCAGTAAAGTTCTTGTTATTGATGTGTAATTTGATGATGGTCTCCTCAGAAATAAAAGAAACTATGATCACATTACACTTCAGTAAATGAAAAGATTTAATTTGGGAGATCAAAGACATACTCTACAATTTAAATATTTAACTACAGTGGGTAAGCCATTGTCCTCTTCATATTGTTCTGTTTAAATTGTCTTCCTGTTTAGAGTGTGTTTGTGTCAGCTGAAGGTGTCTGTTGGGGTATATGAAGGTCCTTCTCAATTTCGGAATACCAGCTGGGGGTAGAATCATCAGCTTTCACTAAATCCAAAGCCAGAGGAGGgtcagaatgagaggggatcaggGATCATTGTTCAGTTGCTGATGCCGTCTCTCCTGCTGATGAAAACCACATTTATGCTTCTCTCCTTTCCTGAACAGCTTTATATAATCCACTGAAAACCCTGATTACGCACTTATTTGCAGCACAGGAGCAAACCCAACAAATCCAGTGCGTTATTGTTCCACGCCGATGGTAAGACCAGCTGTGGGTCGGTGTGGGACCCCCACGATGATCAATGACTGCAACAGGCACCGGCACTGAAAACAACACCCACTGCAGCTGTGTATGCGTGGCAGACTCTGCCCCGCACAGACTGGACTTTTCAGCAGAAGTGCACCTTAGGAATCTATTCCCTCCACAAAAGGATTTGCTGCTTGTCCGACGTGCATGTGCTATCTCACTTCCCTATCAACACATCTGTgttattcacctcaactactctgTTAATTGTTATATTATCACGACTGGttatatgttgtattctttgtcttttCCTCCGGGATAGCccaatgtagtgttgacaaaaaatataccaatcaaaagattgaatcaaaactaatttattattacactactagTTAAATGAAGTTCACACACTCTACTGTGTTATAGATAATAAACAAATGATATTGGATCTGTActacagtattcaatattctatctaactacttaactacactatgacttgacctcTTGCTATATATCTCTGATCAACTTTCACTCTGCTCTCTTCATGTTCtattcagcttctcccagaattccgagAGAGTGTCGTATAAACAGAGAATTAGTAACgtcctctagtgtttgatttacacatagatgcaattattaacccttcactgtcctgactatatacaaatcaTTACATTAATGCATTTCACTCTCTAACCCCTCGCTGGGTAAaggagtttctcctgaattcccgacATTAGTGACTATTTTATATTTATGGTTTCAAGAACCGGTCTCACCTGCAAGTGAAAATATCTTCTCTCTGTCCATCCTATCAAACCCTTTCCCAATCTGAAAGGCCTCTCTCAGGCCATCCTCAATCTTTCCTTATTTCCGTGGCTCTTATTCACCAAAGTATTATCCCTTTGTCTTTTTCTTTCCAGATAGGTCTGAATCCCGGTGACAGTTGTcaggctctgttccccagctcagTTTCACATCTGGTTTTCTTTATGGAAATctcacttcctgttcctgtaAAGTCTGCACCACTTCTCGAAGGGAAACAAAGTCAGGGTTGCCGAGAGTTGCTATAGCGACTTACTTCAAATAACTAAAAGGGGAACTGCCGATGCCAGGCAGTCCCAGATTTAATTTCTGGAGTGTTTTGAGTTGGCTCTGTcaagatatgcagacacacacataatgatatacagacaagcagctaatggacacagagaacaggacatggccaataagcaggcaggactctcagaggtgggatctgactataaaagacacaaggcactcacactccacctctttccactgatgaacatctagagagtcagtcaagggtgttgttacaatttcacacctccaccacgtggctaagagctagtctggttcagtcaggcagagtaaccacacttaagttagcagagagtcgaactcatagagaactgtgctaactgtgctattagttcaataaacctgattgaactaacttcaaggtctggagtatctttctgatctaagctgcatccagttgcagccggtgttagaccagtgtacctaacacaataGGCTCAACCTCTCACTGTGTTGGCCGCAGAGCTCCTGGGCCTGGGAGTGGAGTTGttggggaggatgtgctggatcCCAGTGTAGTTCATGGGGATAAACACAGAGGTCAATGGGCTGCCGTCACTTACAAATGATGAGTTATCCCCCAGCAATCAAGAATCACGTGGCATTATTAATTAATTTTGAAATGGTCCCTCATGTTTACTAATATTTTGCTGTTttaccctgtgctcactgacctacattgcttCCCATTTCAGCAACATCTCGATTCTGAAACTCTCATTGTTGTTTTGAACTCTGTCCATGGTCttcaccaccaccaaccccccccccccccccacccccccatccccagccccacaatcctctgagatctcAGCGTTCCTCCAATTCAGGACTCTTGTGTGTCCCTGATTTTCATTGATCCATCATTCAGCTGCCTTGGTCTTAATTTCTGTAATTCCCTGCCTCTATGTCTCCCTCTTTAAGACACTTCTCAAAATTTACATCTATGACCATGCTCTTGGTTATATATGTGTCTCGGTgccaaattgtgtttgacaattccaCTGTGAAGAGGCTTCATGGTTTTATtctgttaaagatgctatataaatgcaagttggtgtTGCTGATGTCCGCCAGAAGGTGAGCAATGTGACGTACTTGGCCAGACCTGGATTGGATTCCCCATTGAATGCCCGGGGTCGGGAGTTCGGCTGCCCGGGGTCGGAGTTCAGCTGCCCGGGTTCGGAGTTCGGCTGCCCGGGGTCGGAGTTCAGTCCGGTATCCCAGCAGACATTTATCCCCCAATCAGATATAAAAGCTCCAAAGGCCCGAGGAGGTAAATTCAAAGAAAATTTAATTCAACAACAAAAGCAAAGGTCGCAATGTGGCTTGCC is from Scyliorhinus canicula chromosome 11, sScyCan1.1, whole genome shotgun sequence and encodes:
- the si:dkey-5i3.5 gene encoding uncharacterized protein si:dkey-5i3.5, with the translated sequence MADWIPLSQSSPRNMMVKKFSNTITLYRNSTKSVANAPRPLLVLFPWLGATPHVVERYRQIYYPYGFDILTVESNILHFLWPQYGLAYASNVLDLLQSEPLSSPPLVIHAFSIGGFTVAQMIQATLRDAPRYAGFEARIRGQIFDSLVVGNMELMANGAAQVLAHRFLQPLFKWALLLYFWLFKRYTVSHYQTSTEMFKERPYRTPILTFYSENDPLSDYKEVEALLRNWAMKGIHAVGKSWKISRHAGHLRQHPLEYQSAVQNFLGSLGMFYFPTKL